From Candidatus Ancaeobacter aquaticus, one genomic window encodes:
- the purN gene encoding phosphoribosylglycinamide formyltransferase codes for MKIGVLGSGKGSNFDAIYEAAESSLLDVDITVVISDVENSLILKKAKERGIKSFYMCPGKHKTWLEPDIEKEYVNVLRENGVELIVLAGFMRVIKDPLLLAFPGKIVNIHPSLLPSFRGLKAWEQAVTYGVKYAGCTVHFVEKDVDTGPIICQAVVPVNSDDTPEDLHKRIQVEEHRIYPQAIDLVVKGNMRIENRKIILTE; via the coding sequence ATGAAAATAGGTGTTCTTGGTTCTGGTAAAGGATCAAATTTTGATGCTATTTATGAGGCTGCCGAAAGTAGTCTCTTAGATGTTGATATCACGGTTGTTATAAGTGATGTTGAGAATAGTCTTATACTGAAAAAAGCTAAAGAGCGCGGTATTAAGTCTTTCTATATGTGTCCTGGCAAGCATAAAACATGGCTTGAACCGGACATTGAGAAAGAATATGTAAATGTTTTGCGTGAAAATGGTGTAGAGCTTATTGTTCTAGCCGGTTTTATGCGCGTCATTAAAGACCCGTTACTGTTAGCATTTCCGGGGAAGATAGTGAATATTCATCCTTCACTTTTACCGTCATTTAGAGGATTAAAGGCATGGGAACAGGCTGTTACCTACGGGGTGAAATACGCTGGATGTACTGTTCATTTTGTTGAAAAGGATGTTGATACCGGTCCGATAATTTGTCAGGCAGTTGTTCCGGTTAATAGCGATGATACTCCGGAGGATTTACATAAACGGATTCAGGTCGAGGAACACAGGATATATCCGCAGGCGATTGATTTAGTGGTAAAAGGAAACATGAGAATTGAAAACAGAAAAATTATCTTAACAGAATAA
- the hisG gene encoding ATP phosphoribosyltransferase, whose amino-acid sequence MMNKTLKLGLPKGSLQEATLGMLKKAGYNVNIGSRSYIPTINDPELEGLLIRAQEMSRYVEEGILDAGITGRDWIMENGSDVVEVADLAYAKVGMKPVKWVIAVPNDSKIKSVKGLEGKRIATEAVNLTKQYLKKNKVKAEVQFSWGATEVKAPRLVDAIAELTETGSSLRANNLRIVDVITESTTKLIANKAAWKNPWKRKKLENFSLLLLGAITAENKVGLKMNVSKNALSTILKELPALRNPTISQLSKDGWHAIETIIDESVVREIIPELKKHGAEGIIEYPLNKVIY is encoded by the coding sequence ATGATGAATAAAACATTAAAATTAGGACTACCAAAAGGAAGCCTGCAGGAAGCTACGCTCGGTATGCTGAAAAAAGCGGGTTATAACGTGAATATCGGTAGCCGGTCGTATATACCGACTATTAATGATCCTGAATTAGAAGGTCTTTTAATCAGAGCACAGGAAATGAGCCGTTATGTTGAAGAAGGGATTCTTGATGCCGGTATTACTGGACGTGATTGGATCATGGAAAATGGGTCAGATGTTGTTGAAGTTGCAGATCTCGCATATGCGAAAGTGGGTATGAAACCGGTAAAATGGGTTATTGCGGTACCAAATGATTCGAAGATCAAAAGTGTAAAAGGCCTTGAGGGAAAACGAATAGCAACAGAAGCAGTTAATCTTACAAAACAATACCTTAAAAAAAATAAAGTTAAAGCAGAAGTACAATTTTCATGGGGTGCAACTGAAGTAAAGGCGCCACGTCTTGTTGACGCAATTGCTGAACTTACAGAGACTGGCTCATCATTAAGAGCAAACAACTTGCGTATTGTAGATGTTATCACTGAATCAACGACAAAGTTGATTGCAAATAAAGCTGCGTGGAAAAATCCTTGGAAGAGAAAGAAACTTGAAAATTTTTCACTCTTACTTTTGGGAGCTATTACTGCAGAAAATAAAGTTGGATTAAAAATGAATGTGAGTAAGAATGCTCTAAGTACGATACTGAAGGAATTACCCGCGTTAAGGAATCCAACGATTTCTCAATTGAGTAAAGATGGGTGGCACGCGATTGAGACAATTATTGATGAATCAGTTGTACGGGAAATTATCCCTGAACTGAAAAAACATGGTGCAGAAGGTATTATAGAATATCCGTTAAATAAAGTAATTTACTAA
- a CDS encoding DUF1844 domain-containing protein produces the protein MSEEKTNVYFVELVSALAGSAMQQLGKIANIMTGKVEKDLKGAKATIDMIAMIKEKTKGNLNEEESKMLLSILTNLQLNYVDETKDEKKVEEKVPENDKKEEDDKKGKKDKKE, from the coding sequence ATGAGTGAAGAAAAAACAAATGTATATTTTGTTGAACTTGTTTCAGCGTTAGCCGGTTCTGCAATGCAGCAATTGGGTAAAATAGCCAATATTATGACCGGAAAAGTAGAGAAAGACTTAAAGGGCGCAAAGGCTACTATAGATATGATAGCTATGATAAAAGAAAAAACCAAGGGCAATTTAAATGAAGAAGAATCAAAAATGTTACTTTCAATATTAACTAACTTGCAATTAAATTATGTTGATGAAACAAAAGATGAAAAGAAAGTAGAAGAAAAAGTTCCTGAGAATGATAAAAAAGAAGAAGACGATAAAAAAGGTAAAAAAGATAAAAAAGAATAA
- a CDS encoding pitrilysin family protein, with protein MKKIILQLMVLCIVIMVGKQGIGKDGTVMEKICEGKKANRYVLDNGMTLLLKEDHKNPVSAIEVWIKTGSVTEDKYAGGGISHFLEHMLFKGTKKRKVGDIAKEIQFYGGEINAHTSFDYTVYTVSIDSRYFHNACEILSDVLMHSQFDAREVEKERSVILKEINMNDDDPQRRIFKMLFNTMFTVHPYKDPIIGYESVFKTLTREDLINYYKTRYVPNNIVFVAAGDFAQKETKKYLQELFKEFPRGIDKPVFVPREPQQLGDRTLVETADINKVYYFSGYHTTDLKHNDKYALDVLSMILGQGRSSRLYRTLREKLSLVSSISSWSFTPIYPGVFAVTATFDPKNIVRVGDEIQKQIDAIKNEYVSKNELEKVKKLIISEYFFSMETVSGQASDIGYNEVATGNCHYSKDYVQKIQKVTKEDIKRVAQKYFLEDNRSIVSLVPQKFKQETKEKTVKTKKVSAIKKYTLPNGLILLIKEDRTLPTVSIKAIMRGGVLVENDDNNGISNMCAQLLLKGTKNRTAQEVAETIESAGGGISSYSGSNSFGVAIDILSDNKDIAFDILKDVLVSPLFAQKDIEREKEMILLNIKAIEDQPFQAASKLFRETMFKGHPYQYLSIGSKESVDMIDRKALKKFHEKYIVPDNMVLSVFGDVNAQEIENTVRKHFGELKKTNLHFKNTKLEFPRKIIKEKKIKEGKQAIVLLGFRGPDIYNQDKYPLEVLDAAFSGQGSRLFSAVREEEGLAYAVGSFLILGIDPGAFVFYVGTIPEKVDKVISLMQKEIDLLKKDGVTNKELTRIKNGLIGSRKIQLQSNSQLALLSALDEIYGLGYDNYLTYYDKIQDVNEKNIKTSAQEYFVNDDYVIVVVEPK; from the coding sequence GATAAAGACTGGCAGTGTAACAGAAGATAAATATGCAGGAGGCGGTATATCTCATTTCCTTGAACATATGCTTTTTAAAGGAACAAAGAAAAGAAAAGTTGGTGATATTGCAAAGGAAATACAGTTTTATGGCGGTGAAATCAATGCGCACACCTCGTTTGATTATACGGTCTACACGGTAAGCATCGATAGTAGATATTTTCACAATGCATGTGAAATATTGAGTGACGTGCTGATGCATTCGCAATTTGACGCCCGCGAAGTTGAAAAGGAGCGTTCGGTAATTCTTAAAGAGATAAATATGAATGACGACGATCCTCAAAGAAGAATTTTTAAAATGCTTTTTAATACAATGTTCACGGTTCATCCGTATAAAGATCCTATTATTGGCTACGAAAGTGTTTTTAAGACCCTTACAAGGGAAGATCTCATTAATTATTATAAAACGCGCTATGTTCCCAATAATATTGTGTTTGTTGCCGCAGGAGATTTTGCTCAAAAAGAGACCAAAAAGTATTTACAGGAACTGTTTAAAGAATTTCCGCGAGGCATAGATAAGCCTGTGTTCGTTCCGCGAGAACCGCAGCAACTTGGAGACAGGACGCTCGTTGAAACTGCTGATATCAATAAAGTATACTATTTTTCCGGGTATCATACGACTGATCTTAAGCACAATGACAAATATGCGCTTGATGTACTTTCAATGATTCTCGGACAAGGAAGAAGCTCTCGTTTGTACCGCACATTACGCGAAAAGTTGTCGCTTGTGAGTTCCATTAGTTCCTGGTCGTTTACTCCGATTTATCCCGGAGTCTTTGCGGTAACGGCAACATTCGATCCGAAAAACATTGTCCGTGTTGGCGATGAGATCCAAAAGCAGATTGATGCCATAAAAAATGAATATGTCAGCAAGAACGAGCTCGAAAAAGTTAAAAAACTCATAATTAGCGAGTACTTTTTCTCAATGGAAACTGTTTCTGGGCAGGCTTCAGATATCGGTTATAACGAAGTGGCCACGGGAAACTGTCATTATTCTAAGGATTATGTTCAGAAGATACAGAAAGTTACCAAAGAAGACATAAAGCGTGTTGCACAAAAATATTTTCTTGAAGATAACCGTAGTATTGTCTCGCTTGTTCCGCAAAAATTCAAACAGGAAACAAAAGAAAAAACAGTTAAAACAAAAAAGGTATCGGCGATAAAAAAATATACATTGCCTAATGGGCTTATACTGCTTATTAAAGAAGACCGTACATTACCAACGGTGAGTATAAAGGCGATTATGCGGGGCGGAGTACTGGTTGAAAACGACGATAATAACGGTATTTCCAATATGTGCGCGCAGTTGTTGCTTAAGGGTACGAAGAATCGTACAGCCCAAGAGGTTGCGGAAACGATTGAATCTGCCGGTGGGGGTATATCAAGTTATTCCGGGAGTAATAGTTTTGGAGTTGCAATTGATATCTTATCAGACAATAAAGATATAGCTTTTGATATTTTGAAGGACGTATTAGTAAGTCCTCTTTTTGCTCAGAAAGATATTGAGAGAGAAAAGGAAATGATACTCTTAAATATAAAGGCTATAGAAGACCAGCCATTTCAGGCGGCTTCAAAGCTTTTCAGAGAGACCATGTTTAAGGGGCATCCCTATCAATATCTTTCCATAGGCTCAAAGGAAAGTGTCGATATGATTGATCGCAAGGCGTTAAAGAAGTTTCACGAAAAATATATTGTTCCGGATAACATGGTTCTTTCGGTGTTTGGAGATGTGAATGCCCAGGAGATTGAAAATACTGTACGCAAACATTTTGGAGAGCTTAAGAAAACGAATCTTCATTTCAAAAACACAAAGTTAGAGTTTCCAAGGAAAATTATTAAGGAAAAGAAAATAAAAGAAGGTAAACAGGCAATTGTGCTTTTGGGTTTCCGTGGTCCCGATATTTATAATCAGGATAAATATCCATTAGAAGTTCTTGACGCGGCATTTTCGGGACAAGGCTCAAGGTTGTTTTCTGCTGTTCGTGAAGAGGAAGGGCTTGCCTATGCAGTGGGCTCTTTCCTTATTTTAGGTATTGATCCGGGTGCATTTGTCTTTTATGTAGGGACAATACCGGAAAAGGTTGATAAGGTTATTTCTTTAATGCAAAAAGAAATTGATCTCTTAAAAAAAGACGGTGTAACGAATAAAGAGCTGACACGAATAAAGAATGGATTGATTGGTTCCCGTAAAATTCAATTGCAATCTAATTCTCAGCTTGCATTGTTATCGGCTTTAGACGAGATTTATGGTCTGGGATACGACAACTATCTGACGTATTATGATAAGATACAAGACGTGAATGAAAAGAATATTAAAACTAGTGCACAGGAATATTTCGTTAATGATGATTACGTTATTGTAGTGGTAGAGCCGAAATAA
- a CDS encoding polymer-forming cytoskeletal protein, which produces MWQEKTVNYKHFKPKQSTNPLTSNTKPVGKQKEITCPHCGLEQNVTESALSVFCKSCNKRITLSNLTGNNNDGSTNVKMSLKSVNCSKCDTSQQVPHNALSSFCKKCGNRINLQNYEIKSKFNGELNTCGTLFIKIGGDVKSDINVGNAVIEGTLTGKLIAKGKVELKSTAKVYGKIISPQLIMHDGALFVGTTQVPPDFKIPPFEISL; this is translated from the coding sequence ATGTGGCAAGAAAAAACAGTTAACTATAAACATTTTAAGCCAAAACAGTCAACAAATCCTCTTACATCAAATACAAAGCCTGTCGGCAAACAAAAAGAAATAACTTGTCCTCACTGCGGCCTTGAACAAAATGTTACAGAAAGCGCGCTTTCTGTATTTTGCAAGAGCTGTAACAAAAGAATCACTCTAAGCAATCTGACAGGCAACAATAATGATGGTAGCACAAACGTCAAAATGAGTCTTAAGTCTGTTAACTGCTCGAAATGCGACACCAGTCAACAAGTCCCCCATAATGCTCTTTCAAGTTTTTGCAAAAAATGCGGCAATAGAATAAATCTGCAAAATTATGAAATCAAAAGCAAGTTTAACGGAGAACTTAATACCTGCGGAACACTTTTTATTAAAATCGGTGGTGATGTAAAATCAGATATAAACGTAGGAAATGCGGTAATTGAAGGAACTCTGACCGGCAAACTTATTGCTAAAGGTAAAGTCGAACTAAAATCAACGGCAAAGGTATACGGAAAAATAATATCACCACAGCTTATCATGCATGATGGGGCACTATTCGTCGGGACAACACAAGTGCCGCCTGATTTCAAGATACCACCTTTTGAAATATCTCTCTAG
- a CDS encoding polymer-forming cytoskeletal protein, whose translation MSSLLRKFTTDIGDNKGRNGEDTYSPPRRDFSPSQSSGRVENKTNLCSDVEFKGTLIFKDFLRLDGKFEGEISSPGTLIIGSNGTIKADINVGNVIAEGKVYGNITAQDKIELRGNAQLFGDIKASRIVITEGVVFVGKCDVNPNNSVEDSAPEEHVSEEPLVSSNQSTSDLLNT comes from the coding sequence ATGAGCAGTTTATTAAGAAAATTTACCACCGACATCGGCGACAACAAAGGACGAAATGGGGAAGACACTTATTCTCCGCCAAGAAGAGATTTTTCACCGTCACAGAGTTCTGGGCGAGTTGAGAATAAAACAAATCTATGTAGTGATGTTGAATTCAAAGGAACACTTATATTTAAAGACTTTTTAAGGCTTGATGGAAAATTTGAAGGCGAAATAAGCTCACCGGGAACACTTATAATCGGCTCTAATGGCACTATTAAAGCTGATATCAATGTTGGAAACGTTATTGCTGAAGGAAAAGTCTACGGAAACATTACCGCACAAGATAAAATTGAACTTCGTGGAAATGCGCAACTATTCGGTGACATTAAAGCTTCTCGAATCGTCATTACTGAAGGAGTTGTTTTTGTAGGAAAATGTGATGTTAATCCGAACAATAGCGTTGAAGATTCTGCGCCTGAAGAGCATGTTTCTGAAGAACCGCTCGTAAGCAGCAATCAGTCAACAAGCGATCTTTTAAATACGTAA